A single Acidaminococcus sp. DNA region contains:
- a CDS encoding haloacid dehalogenase-like hydrolase, with product MNNVIAVIWDFDKTLIDGYMQDPFFEEYGINSKEFWKEVGALPAKYKAKGVEVNKDTVYLNYLIHYARKHKLYDLNNEKLKGYGKKLKFYPGAIELIRYLNEDILKEHANLDKEHPKQYGEYGIKVENYVVSTGIKKIIEGSELAPLLEHYWGCELIDSDMIDENAEHSMIADVGYTIDNTTKTRALFEINKGIPQQPELDVNAKVPEEMRRVKFQNMIYIADGPSDVPAFSLINKYGGATFAIYPHGSQEAFHQVEKLREDGRINMFAEADYREGTTAYMWITGKVLEIANRICEEERAKLESAVSNAPKHLT from the coding sequence ATGAATAACGTCATTGCAGTCATTTGGGATTTTGACAAGACACTCATTGACGGATATATGCAGGATCCGTTTTTTGAAGAATATGGAATCAACAGTAAAGAATTCTGGAAAGAGGTAGGTGCGTTGCCCGCTAAGTATAAGGCAAAAGGCGTGGAAGTCAATAAAGATACGGTCTACCTGAACTATCTGATCCACTATGCCAGGAAGCATAAACTGTACGACTTGAATAACGAGAAGCTGAAAGGCTACGGGAAGAAGTTGAAATTCTACCCGGGTGCCATTGAACTCATCCGTTATCTTAATGAAGATATTTTAAAAGAGCATGCCAACCTGGATAAAGAACATCCGAAGCAATATGGAGAATACGGCATCAAAGTCGAAAACTATGTCGTCAGTACGGGCATCAAGAAGATCATTGAAGGATCGGAGCTTGCGCCTTTGCTGGAACACTACTGGGGCTGCGAACTCATCGACAGTGATATGATTGATGAGAACGCTGAGCACAGCATGATTGCCGACGTCGGCTACACCATTGATAACACCACCAAAACGCGGGCCCTCTTTGAAATCAACAAAGGCATCCCGCAGCAGCCAGAACTCGACGTGAACGCCAAAGTCCCGGAAGAAATGCGCAGAGTGAAATTCCAAAACATGATCTACATTGCTGACGGCCCCAGCGACGTGCCCGCCTTTTCACTCATTAATAAATACGGCGGCGCCACCTTTGCCATCTATCCCCATGGCAGCCAGGAAGCCTTCCATCAAGTCGAAAAACTCAGAGAAGACGGCCGCATCAACATGTTCGCCGAAGCCGATTACAGAGAAGGCACCACGGCGTATATGTGGATCACCGGGAAAGTGCTGGAGATTGCGAATAGGATTTGTGAGGAGGAGAGGGCGAAGCTGGAGAGTGCGGTGTCGAATGCGCCGAAGCATTTGACGTGA
- the galU gene encoding UTP--glucose-1-phosphate uridylyltransferase GalU, translating to MDKIRKAVIPAAGFGTRFLPATKAMPKEMLPIVDKPTIQYIVEEIMASGIQQILIISGHAKRSIENHFDSAPELEQHLYEQGKMDLLKEIRKISDIQIFYVRQKHMRGLGDAILCAKDFIDGEPFGVILGDDIVYTGTREPALRQLMDQYYKTGTTIIGCQVVAPEQVSSYGIIDGVETKDKNLLKVKDMIEKPSIKEAPSRFAALGRYVITPDIFAILEETQPGKGGEIQLTDALRVQAHHGGVYAYNFEGKRYDAGNKMGYLKTVVEFALRREDIGEEFKAYLKDLVAKL from the coding sequence ATGGACAAAATTCGCAAAGCAGTGATTCCGGCAGCAGGATTTGGTACCCGCTTCCTTCCGGCCACGAAGGCCATGCCGAAGGAAATGCTGCCCATCGTAGACAAACCGACGATTCAGTATATTGTCGAAGAAATCATGGCAAGCGGAATTCAGCAGATTTTGATTATTTCCGGTCATGCTAAACGTTCTATCGAAAACCATTTTGATTCTGCTCCGGAGCTGGAACAGCACCTTTACGAGCAGGGTAAGATGGATCTTTTGAAGGAAATTCGCAAGATTTCCGATATCCAGATTTTTTACGTTCGTCAGAAGCATATGAGAGGACTGGGCGACGCTATCCTCTGTGCCAAGGATTTTATTGACGGCGAGCCTTTTGGTGTTATCCTGGGCGATGATATCGTCTATACCGGGACCAGGGAACCGGCTCTGCGTCAGCTGATGGATCAGTATTATAAGACTGGTACCACCATTATCGGCTGCCAGGTGGTTGCTCCGGAACAGGTATCTTCCTACGGGATTATCGATGGCGTGGAGACGAAGGATAAGAACCTCTTGAAGGTCAAGGATATGATTGAAAAGCCGTCCATCAAAGAAGCACCGAGTCGCTTTGCTGCCTTGGGCCGCTACGTCATTACGCCGGATATTTTTGCAATCCTTGAAGAAACGCAGCCCGGTAAAGGCGGAGAAATCCAGCTGACCGATGCCCTGCGCGTTCAGGCCCATCATGGCGGCGTCTATGCCTATAACTTCGAAGGCAAGCGCTATGATGCCGGCAATAAGATGGGATATCTGAAGACCGTGGTGGAATTTGCACTGCGGAGAGAGGATATTGGGGAGGAATTCAAAGCCTACCTGAAGGATTTAGTGGCGAAGCTGTAA
- a CDS encoding nucleotidyltransferase: MTNNRMNQIYGRVLKHIDIGDDMFNRAKKEYENFGSWLNENAAGESYSVYPQGSFALGTVVRPISNADDYDLDMVCELQNPCICSAKELKYSMKGYLTRYKPTRSDIEEKRRCWHVEYQHVPNFHMDVIPAASSGAFIMITDHNESLDTYRYLGSNPKGYREWFYNRSAAYRERVFTTDSAFAEYRDFGLGRNHVMDEATLEKIKRQKIKTPLQKAIQLLKRHRDVMFDSLKDRKDDKPISIIITTIATSLYNQEDTVYEALSSILNKARPWVMAHFHNGKFFIENPSYSGENFADKWNVHPNRAHAFFEWIEKAKEDLTDASLFDLTSIEMGRHIGNVFGEPTMRQVYEEKAREDRKNIESQKLKIDSKTGNLSALGTVSIPASHHYGY, encoded by the coding sequence ATGACAAATAATCGTATGAATCAAATTTACGGCAGAGTACTTAAACATATTGACATCGGAGATGATATGTTTAATCGGGCAAAAAAAGAATATGAAAATTTTGGCAGTTGGTTGAACGAAAATGCCGCGGGTGAAAGTTATTCGGTTTATCCTCAAGGTTCCTTTGCCTTAGGAACTGTAGTTAGACCCATATCAAATGCTGATGACTATGATTTAGATATGGTTTGTGAGTTGCAGAATCCATGTATCTGTAGTGCGAAAGAGTTGAAATATTCGATGAAAGGATATTTGACTAGATATAAACCAACTCGAAGCGATATTGAAGAAAAAAGGCGTTGTTGGCATGTTGAATATCAGCATGTTCCCAATTTCCATATGGACGTGATTCCCGCAGCTTCTTCTGGGGCATTTATAATGATTACCGACCACAATGAGTCCCTAGACACTTACAGGTATCTTGGAAGCAATCCTAAGGGATACAGAGAGTGGTTTTATAATAGGTCAGCAGCCTATAGAGAACGGGTATTTACTACCGATAGTGCGTTTGCAGAATATAGAGACTTTGGTTTGGGCAGAAACCATGTGATGGATGAAGCTACTCTGGAAAAAATCAAGCGGCAAAAAATTAAAACGCCATTGCAGAAAGCAATCCAACTGCTAAAAAGGCATAGGGATGTTATGTTTGATTCTCTAAAAGATCGAAAAGATGATAAGCCGATTTCTATCATCATTACAACAATTGCTACATCTTTGTATAACCAAGAAGACACTGTATATGAAGCCTTGAGTAGTATTTTAAATAAAGCAAGACCATGGGTTATGGCACATTTTCATAATGGAAAGTTTTTCATTGAAAATCCCAGCTATAGTGGGGAAAATTTTGCAGATAAGTGGAATGTTCATCCAAATCGTGCGCATGCCTTTTTTGAATGGATTGAGAAGGCAAAAGAGGATTTGACTGATGCAAGCTTGTTTGATTTAACTTCTATTGAGATGGGCCGACATATAGGGAATGTTTTTGGTGAACCAACTATGCGGCAGGTATATGAAGAAAAGGCAAGGGAAGATCGGAAAAACATCGAAAGTCAGAAGCTTAAAATAGACTCAAAAACAGGCAATTTATCGGCGCTGGGGACGGTTTCTATACCTGCTTCTCACCATTACGGTTATTAA